One genomic window of Oncorhynchus kisutch isolate 150728-3 linkage group LG24, Okis_V2, whole genome shotgun sequence includes the following:
- the LOC109869397 gene encoding kinesin heavy chain-like isoform X5: protein MADVTSECNIKVLCRFRPLNQSEILRGDQFIPTFQGDDSVNVGGRSYVFDRVFPTNTTQEQVYNACAKQIVKDVLGGYNGTIFAYGQTASGKTHTMEGKLHDPNQMGIIPRIAEDIFNHIFGMDENLEFHIKVSYFEVYMDKIRDLLDVTKTNLAVHEDKNKIPYVKGCTERFVSSPDEVMDVIDEGKNNRHVAVTNMNEHSSRSHSIFLINIKQEHTETEQKLCGKLYLVDLAGSEKVSKTGAAGAVLDEAKNINKSLSALGNVISALAEGTKTHVPYRDSKMTRILQDSLGGNCRTTMFICCSPSSYNDAETKSTLMFGQRAKTIRNTASVNLELTADQWKRKYEKEKEKNKTMKETTQRLEAELNRWRNGENVPETERTTADVVRLESVEERSPVLILDNDTSSIVVRISEEERQKYEEEIRKLYKQLDDKDDEINLQCQLVEKLKEQMLDQDELLASSRGDGDKVQAELGRLQVESSCAKTEVKEVLQALEELAINYDQKSQEVEEKGLQNQLLADQLAQKMASLMELEAELSHMQEVSGQQRKRIADVLNGLMRDLSEFSTIVGNGEIKLPVEISGAIEEEFTVARLYISKIKSEVKSMVKRCRQLENLQLECHRKMEETGRELSSCQLLISQHEAKIRSLTEYMQSVELKKRMLEESHDSLSEELAKLQDQDNSLLEEKDGEKGETEEGNVKKVPRQQGEESHRGLHHMQMARLRDEINEKQRIIDDLTDHNQKLQIELAQVLADFDRLKSVDSSKSERLEELSFLHERHEQTKQDLKGLEETVARELQTLHNLRKLFVQDLTSRVKKSTEMEPDDSGGSCTQKQKISFLENNLDQLTKVHKQMMECYGQVQALASPSAPCIPFLLYIFNLKLPSALGTIH, encoded by the exons ATGGCCGATGTAACCTCAGAATGTAATATCAAAGTTTTGTGTCGCTTTCGCCCCCTGAATCAATCGGAGATTCTGCGTGGGGATCAATTTATCCCTACATTTCAAGGAGATGACAGTGTCAACGTTGGG GGGCGGTCCTATGTGTTCGATCGGGTTTTTCCCACCAACACCACTCAGGAGCAGGTCTACAATGCCTGTGCTAAGCAAATTGTCAAGG ACGTGCTGGGTGGATACAACGGCACTATTTTTGCATATGGACAGACTGCCTCTGGGAAGACTCACACCATGGAG GGAAAACTGCATGACCCCAATCAGATGGGCATCATCCCCAGGATTGCAGAGGACATCTTCAACCATATCTTTGGCATGGATGAGAACCTGGAGTTCCACATCAAG GTTTCATATTTTGAAGTCTATATGGACAAAATTCGTGATCTCCTGGATG TGACCAAGACTAACCTGGCTGTTCATGAGGATAAGAACAAGATCCCATATGTAAAG GGTTGCACTGAGCGCTTTGTGTCCAGCCCTGATGAGGTCATGGATGTCATTGACGAGGGGAAAAACAACCGCCATGTTGCCGTGACCA ACATGAATGAGCACAGCTCTCGCAGTCACAGCATCTTCCTGATCAACATCAAGCAAGAGCATACGGAGACAGAGCAGAAGCTGTGTGGGAAACTCTATCTGGTGGACTTGGCTGGTAGTGAGAAG gtcagcAAAACCGGTGCTGCGGGCGCCGTCCTTGATGAGGCCAAAAACATCAATAAGTCTCTGTCCGCTCTGGGCAACGTGATATCTGCTCTGGCTGAAGGGACG AAAACTCACGTGCCGTACCGTGACAGCAAGATGACCCGTATTCTGCAGGACTCTCTGGGGGGAAACTGTAGGACCACCATGTTCATCTGCTGCTCCCCCTCCAGCTACAACGATGCCGAAACCAAATCCACCCTGATGTTCGGACAACG TGCTAAGACCATCAGGAACACGGCGTCCGTCAACCTGGAGCTGACGGCCGATCAGTGGAAGAGGAAGTacgagaaggagaaggagaagaacaaGACCATGAAGGAGACCACCCAGAGGCTGGAGGCTGAGCTCAACCGCTGGAGGAACG GGGAGAACGTTCCTGAGACGGAGAGGACCACTGCTGACGTGGTGCGTCTGGAGTCGGTGGAGGAGCGGAGCCCCGTGTTGATCCTGGACAACGACACCTCCTCCATCGTGGTGCGTATCTCCGAGGAGGAGCGTCAGAAATACGAGGAGGAGATCCGCAAGCTCTACAAGCAGTTGGATGACAAG GATGATGAGATCAATCTGCAGTGTCAGTTGGTTGAGAAACTGAAGGAGCAGATGCTGGATCAGGATGAG ctgCTGGCATCTTCTCGTGGGGATGGGGACAAGGTGCAGGCAGAGCTGGGTCGTCTACAGGTGGAGAGCAGCTGTGCCAAGACAGAGGTGAAGGAGGTGCTGCAGGCCCTGGAGGAGCTGGCCATCAACTATGACCAGAAGAGccaggaggtggaggagaagggcctGCAGAACCAGCTGCTGGCCGACCAGTTGGCCCAGAAGATG GCCAGTCTGATGGAGCTGGAGGCGGAGCTATCTCACATGCAGGAAGTGAGTGGTCAGCAGAGGAAGCGCATCGCTGATGTCCTCAACGGCCTGATGAGGGACCTAAGTGAGTTCAGCACTATCGTGGGCAACGGGGAGATCAAGCTG cCGGTGGAGATCAGCGGGGCGATCGAGGAGGAGTTCACGGTGGCCCGTCTCTACATCAGTAAGATCAAGTCGGAGGTCAAGTCCATGGTGAAGCGCTGTCGCCAGCTGGAGAACCTGCAGCTGGAGTGTCATCGCAAGATGGAGGAGACAGGCCGCGAGCTCTCCTCCTGCCAGCTCCTCATCTCACAG CATGAAGCCAAGATCCGGTCTTTGACGGAGTACATGCAGAGTGTAGAGCTAAAGAAGAGGATGCTGGAGGAGAGCCACGACTCCCTCAGCGAGGAGCTGGCCAAGCTGCAGGACCAAG ATAACTCTCTGCTtgaagagaaggatggagagaagggtgAGACCGAGGAGGGTAACGTCAAG AAGGTTCCTCGGCAGCAGGGGGAGGAGTCTCACCGTGGTCTGCACCACATGCAGATGGCCCGTCTCCGGGATGAGATCAATGAGAAGCAGAGGATCATCGATGACCTCACTGA tcataACCAGAAGCTGCAGATTGAGTTGGCTCAGGTGCTTGCCGACTTTGACCGTCTGAAGAGCGTGGACAGCAGCAAGAGCGAGCGGCTGGAGGAGCTGTC ATTTCTACATGAGCGCCATGAGCAGACCAAGCAGGATCTCAAAGGGCTGGAGGAGACTGTC GCCCGGGAGCTCCAGACCCTCCACAACCTGCGCAAGCTGTTCGTTCAAGACCTCACGTCGCGGGTTAAAAAa AGTACCGAAATGGAACCTGATGATAGTGGGGGGTCTTGCACCCAGAAACAGAAGATTTCCTTTCTTGAGAATAACCTGGACCAGCTTACAAAGGTTCACAAACAG ATGATGGAGTGTTACGGACAGGTACAGGCCCTCGCTTCTCCTTCGGCTCCATGCATCCCTTTTCTTCTTTATATTTTCAACCTAAAACTTCCCTCTGCTTTGGGCACTATCCATTAG
- the LOC109869397 gene encoding kinesin heavy chain-like isoform X4 gives MADVTSECNIKVLCRFRPLNQSEILRGDQFIPTFQGDDSVNVGGRSYVFDRVFPTNTTQEQVYNACAKQIVKDVLGGYNGTIFAYGQTASGKTHTMEGKLHDPNQMGIIPRIAEDIFNHIFGMDENLEFHIKVSYFEVYMDKIRDLLDVTKTNLAVHEDKNKIPYVKGCTERFVSSPDEVMDVIDEGKNNRHVAVTNMNEHSSRSHSIFLINIKQEHTETEQKLCGKLYLVDLAGSEKVSKTGAAGAVLDEAKNINKSLSALGNVISALAEGTKTHVPYRDSKMTRILQDSLGGNCRTTMFICCSPSSYNDAETKSTLMFGQRAKTIRNTASVNLELTADQWKRKYEKEKEKNKTMKETTQRLEAELNRWRNGENVPETERTTADVVRLESVEERSPVLILDNDTSSIVVRISEEERQKYEEEIRKLYKQLDDKDDEINLQCQLVEKLKEQMLDQDELLASSRGDGDKVQAELGRLQVESSCAKTEVKEVLQALEELAINYDQKSQEVEEKGLQNQLLADQLAQKMASLMELEAELSHMQEVSGQQRKRIADVLNGLMRDLSEFSTIVGNGEIKLPVEISGAIEEEFTVARLYISKIKSEVKSMVKRCRQLENLQLECHRKMEETGRELSSCQLLISQHEAKIRSLTEYMQSVELKKRMLEESHDSLSEELAKLQDQDNSLLEEKDGEKGETEEGNVKVPRQQGEESHRGLHHMQMARLRDEINEKQRIIDDLTDHNQKLQIELAQVLADFDRLKSVDSSKSERLEELSFLHERHEQTKQDLKGLEETVARELQTLHNLRKLFVQDLTSRVKKSTEMEPDDSGGSCTQKQKISFLENNLDQLTKVHKQLVRDNADLRCELPKLEKRLRSTAERVKALETALRDAKEGAMIDRRRYQQEVDRIKDAMRTKNTLRRPHAAQIAKPVRPKQLPVCSPTNPFYTHVSEPANTYCNALFQSAITEQTTVPNSQLSSVQTNIVSTGLGNRAVNPTDMLESYPLNIDRDNGNTVDINDNRSDGHCGSEVEDPGRLYIIQQETAAS, from the exons ATGGCCGATGTAACCTCAGAATGTAATATCAAAGTTTTGTGTCGCTTTCGCCCCCTGAATCAATCGGAGATTCTGCGTGGGGATCAATTTATCCCTACATTTCAAGGAGATGACAGTGTCAACGTTGGG GGGCGGTCCTATGTGTTCGATCGGGTTTTTCCCACCAACACCACTCAGGAGCAGGTCTACAATGCCTGTGCTAAGCAAATTGTCAAGG ACGTGCTGGGTGGATACAACGGCACTATTTTTGCATATGGACAGACTGCCTCTGGGAAGACTCACACCATGGAG GGAAAACTGCATGACCCCAATCAGATGGGCATCATCCCCAGGATTGCAGAGGACATCTTCAACCATATCTTTGGCATGGATGAGAACCTGGAGTTCCACATCAAG GTTTCATATTTTGAAGTCTATATGGACAAAATTCGTGATCTCCTGGATG TGACCAAGACTAACCTGGCTGTTCATGAGGATAAGAACAAGATCCCATATGTAAAG GGTTGCACTGAGCGCTTTGTGTCCAGCCCTGATGAGGTCATGGATGTCATTGACGAGGGGAAAAACAACCGCCATGTTGCCGTGACCA ACATGAATGAGCACAGCTCTCGCAGTCACAGCATCTTCCTGATCAACATCAAGCAAGAGCATACGGAGACAGAGCAGAAGCTGTGTGGGAAACTCTATCTGGTGGACTTGGCTGGTAGTGAGAAG gtcagcAAAACCGGTGCTGCGGGCGCCGTCCTTGATGAGGCCAAAAACATCAATAAGTCTCTGTCCGCTCTGGGCAACGTGATATCTGCTCTGGCTGAAGGGACG AAAACTCACGTGCCGTACCGTGACAGCAAGATGACCCGTATTCTGCAGGACTCTCTGGGGGGAAACTGTAGGACCACCATGTTCATCTGCTGCTCCCCCTCCAGCTACAACGATGCCGAAACCAAATCCACCCTGATGTTCGGACAACG TGCTAAGACCATCAGGAACACGGCGTCCGTCAACCTGGAGCTGACGGCCGATCAGTGGAAGAGGAAGTacgagaaggagaaggagaagaacaaGACCATGAAGGAGACCACCCAGAGGCTGGAGGCTGAGCTCAACCGCTGGAGGAACG GGGAGAACGTTCCTGAGACGGAGAGGACCACTGCTGACGTGGTGCGTCTGGAGTCGGTGGAGGAGCGGAGCCCCGTGTTGATCCTGGACAACGACACCTCCTCCATCGTGGTGCGTATCTCCGAGGAGGAGCGTCAGAAATACGAGGAGGAGATCCGCAAGCTCTACAAGCAGTTGGATGACAAG GATGATGAGATCAATCTGCAGTGTCAGTTGGTTGAGAAACTGAAGGAGCAGATGCTGGATCAGGATGAG ctgCTGGCATCTTCTCGTGGGGATGGGGACAAGGTGCAGGCAGAGCTGGGTCGTCTACAGGTGGAGAGCAGCTGTGCCAAGACAGAGGTGAAGGAGGTGCTGCAGGCCCTGGAGGAGCTGGCCATCAACTATGACCAGAAGAGccaggaggtggaggagaagggcctGCAGAACCAGCTGCTGGCCGACCAGTTGGCCCAGAAGATG GCCAGTCTGATGGAGCTGGAGGCGGAGCTATCTCACATGCAGGAAGTGAGTGGTCAGCAGAGGAAGCGCATCGCTGATGTCCTCAACGGCCTGATGAGGGACCTAAGTGAGTTCAGCACTATCGTGGGCAACGGGGAGATCAAGCTG cCGGTGGAGATCAGCGGGGCGATCGAGGAGGAGTTCACGGTGGCCCGTCTCTACATCAGTAAGATCAAGTCGGAGGTCAAGTCCATGGTGAAGCGCTGTCGCCAGCTGGAGAACCTGCAGCTGGAGTGTCATCGCAAGATGGAGGAGACAGGCCGCGAGCTCTCCTCCTGCCAGCTCCTCATCTCACAG CATGAAGCCAAGATCCGGTCTTTGACGGAGTACATGCAGAGTGTAGAGCTAAAGAAGAGGATGCTGGAGGAGAGCCACGACTCCCTCAGCGAGGAGCTGGCCAAGCTGCAGGACCAAG ATAACTCTCTGCTtgaagagaaggatggagagaagggtgAGACCGAGGAGGGTAACGTCAAG GTTCCTCGGCAGCAGGGGGAGGAGTCTCACCGTGGTCTGCACCACATGCAGATGGCCCGTCTCCGGGATGAGATCAATGAGAAGCAGAGGATCATCGATGACCTCACTGA tcataACCAGAAGCTGCAGATTGAGTTGGCTCAGGTGCTTGCCGACTTTGACCGTCTGAAGAGCGTGGACAGCAGCAAGAGCGAGCGGCTGGAGGAGCTGTC ATTTCTACATGAGCGCCATGAGCAGACCAAGCAGGATCTCAAAGGGCTGGAGGAGACTGTC GCCCGGGAGCTCCAGACCCTCCACAACCTGCGCAAGCTGTTCGTTCAAGACCTCACGTCGCGGGTTAAAAAa AGTACCGAAATGGAACCTGATGATAGTGGGGGGTCTTGCACCCAGAAACAGAAGATTTCCTTTCTTGAGAATAACCTGGACCAGCTTACAAAGGTTCACAAACAG CTGGTTCGTGACAATGCAGATCTGCGCTGTGAGCTTCCAAAGTTGGAGAAACGTCTTCGGTCTACTGCTGAGAGAGTTAAGGCCCTGGAGACGGCACTGAGGGACGCCAAGGAGGGCGCCATGATCGACAGGCGTCGCTACCAGCAGGAAGTGGACCGCATCAAAGACGCCATGAGAACCAAGAACACTCTGAGACGCCCCCATGCAGCACAGATCG CCAAACCAGTGCGCCCGAAGCAGCTGCCAGTGTGCTCTCCTACCAACCCGTTCTACACACATGTCAGTGAGCCGGCCAACACCTACTGTAATGCCCTGTTCCAGAGTGCCATCACAGAACAGACCACCGTACCTAACTCTCAGCTCAGCTCCGTCCAGACAAACAT AGTGTCCACAGGACTGGGCAACAGAGCAGTCAACCCCACAGACATGCTCGAGTCTTACCCACTCAACATAGACAGGGATAACG GAAACACCGTAGACATCAATGACAACAG GAGTGATGGGCACTGTGGCAGTGAGGTGGAGGACCCAGGCAGACTATACATCATTCAGCAGGAGACTGCTGCAAGTTAA